In Capsicum annuum cultivar UCD-10X-F1 chromosome 8, UCD10Xv1.1, whole genome shotgun sequence, the genomic window ACAAACGAACCACAAAAGGGGGAAAAACTTACATGTTAAAGCAACCCTGACACTTCACATCCTACAagatcaaacaaaaaaaatcacaaataaaatttaaaaaaaatccaaagcaCAAATAGATTATTTCAAAAGTATATATAAAAACACTTTGCGACAAGCGGACATATTCACCATGAAGAAAGAGTTAGGAGACTGAACCAATCGCTTGAGTTTGTGTTTTCTCTTCTCATGCTCAGCTGGTGGGTTCAACAAATCCACATCATTTGGTAGCACCTAAAGAAAAAT contains:
- the LOC107838739 gene encoding 40S ribosomal protein S27-2, yielding MVLPNDVDLLNPPAEHEKRKHKLKRLVQSPNSFFMDVKCQGCFNITTVFSHSQTVVVCGNCQTVLCQPTGGRARLTEGCSFRRKGD